One Kitasatospora sp. NBC_01266 genomic window carries:
- the recG gene encoding ATP-dependent DNA helicase RecG: MAALDEPLTKLVGDRTAKVLADSLKLRTVGDLLHHYPRRYAERGQLTSLDELEIDEHVTVLARIEKVTLIPFRGRKGDRLEVVVTDGRGRLSLVFFNQGWRQKELKPGLQGLFAGKVGVFNRSRQLASPDYQLLDESADSGTAQQFAGRMIPVYPASAQMPSWKLSLAIEMALTTHLDAVGEPLPEALRAERGLLPLPEALELIHRPRNQAELERARDRLRWDEAFVLQVALAQRRAAAHALPAVPRPVRSGGLLDAFDGKLPFTLTDGQQKVGAEIFADLASEHPMHRLLQGEVGSGKTLVALRAMLTVVDAGGQAVLLAPTEVLAQQHHRSIVEMMGELAEGGMLGGSEIGTKVVLLTGSMGVPARRQVLSDMACGNAGIAIGTHALIEDKVQFLDLGLVVVDEQHRFGVEQRDALRAKGGQPPHLLVMTATPIPRTVAMTVFGDLETSVLDQLPAGRSPISSHVVPALEKPNFLARAWERIREEVAKGHQAYVVCPRIGDEPPEQPGKKRRKADDGDQEDLGAADDERRPPLSVVETAELLAKGPLAGLRVEILHGRLAPEAKDDVMRRFSAGQLDVLVATTVIEVGVNVPNATAMVIMDADRFGVSQLHQLRGRVGRGSAPGLCLLVSEMPAGSAARARLEAVAGTLDGFALSRIDLEQRREGDVLGQAQSGVKSSLKVLSVLEDEEVIAEARTAAAALVAADPELTDHQDLRAALAGLLDEDRAAYLDKG, encoded by the coding sequence ATGGCTGCCCTGGACGAACCCCTGACGAAGCTGGTCGGCGACCGCACCGCGAAGGTGCTCGCCGACAGCCTCAAGCTGCGCACGGTCGGTGACCTGCTGCACCACTACCCGCGCCGCTACGCCGAGCGCGGTCAGCTGACCAGCCTGGACGAGTTGGAGATCGACGAGCACGTCACCGTGCTGGCCCGGATCGAGAAGGTCACCCTGATCCCGTTCCGCGGCCGCAAGGGCGACCGCCTGGAGGTGGTGGTCACCGACGGGCGCGGGCGGCTCTCGCTGGTCTTCTTCAACCAGGGCTGGCGGCAGAAGGAGCTCAAGCCCGGTCTGCAGGGCCTGTTCGCCGGCAAGGTCGGCGTCTTCAACCGCAGCCGCCAACTCGCCTCTCCCGACTACCAGTTGCTTGACGAGAGCGCGGACTCCGGTACCGCGCAGCAGTTCGCCGGCCGGATGATCCCGGTCTACCCGGCCAGCGCCCAGATGCCCAGCTGGAAGCTCTCGCTGGCGATCGAGATGGCGCTCACCACCCACCTCGACGCGGTCGGTGAGCCGCTGCCCGAGGCGCTGCGCGCCGAGCGCGGCCTGCTCCCGCTGCCCGAGGCGCTCGAGCTGATCCACCGCCCGCGCAACCAGGCCGAACTGGAGCGGGCCCGCGACCGGCTGCGCTGGGACGAGGCCTTCGTGCTCCAGGTCGCCCTCGCCCAGCGCCGGGCCGCCGCGCACGCGCTGCCCGCGGTGCCGCGCCCGGTCCGCTCCGGCGGGCTGCTGGACGCCTTCGACGGCAAGCTGCCGTTCACCCTGACGGACGGCCAGCAGAAGGTCGGCGCCGAGATCTTCGCCGACCTGGCCAGCGAGCACCCGATGCACCGGCTGCTGCAGGGCGAGGTCGGCTCCGGCAAGACGCTTGTGGCGCTGCGCGCGATGCTCACCGTGGTGGACGCCGGCGGGCAGGCGGTGCTGCTCGCGCCGACCGAGGTGCTGGCCCAGCAGCACCACCGCTCGATCGTCGAGATGATGGGGGAGTTGGCCGAGGGCGGGATGCTCGGGGGTTCCGAGATCGGCACCAAGGTGGTGCTGCTCACCGGCTCGATGGGCGTGCCGGCCCGCCGCCAGGTGCTCAGCGACATGGCCTGCGGGAACGCCGGCATCGCGATCGGCACCCATGCGCTGATCGAGGACAAGGTGCAGTTCCTGGACCTCGGCCTGGTGGTGGTGGACGAGCAGCACCGGTTCGGCGTCGAGCAGCGCGACGCGCTGCGCGCCAAGGGCGGGCAGCCGCCGCACCTGCTGGTGATGACCGCCACCCCGATCCCGCGCACGGTCGCCATGACGGTCTTCGGCGACCTGGAGACCTCGGTCCTCGACCAGCTGCCGGCCGGCCGCTCGCCGATCTCCAGCCATGTGGTGCCCGCGCTGGAGAAGCCCAACTTCCTGGCCCGCGCCTGGGAGCGGATCCGCGAGGAGGTGGCCAAGGGGCACCAGGCCTACGTGGTCTGCCCGCGGATCGGTGACGAGCCGCCGGAGCAGCCGGGGAAGAAGAGGCGCAAGGCCGACGATGGCGACCAGGAGGACCTGGGCGCCGCCGATGACGAGCGGCGTCCGCCGCTGAGCGTGGTGGAGACCGCCGAGCTGCTGGCCAAGGGCCCGCTGGCCGGGCTGCGGGTGGAGATCCTGCACGGCCGGCTGGCGCCGGAGGCCAAGGACGACGTGATGCGGCGCTTCTCGGCCGGGCAGCTCGACGTGCTGGTCGCCACCACGGTGATCGAGGTGGGCGTCAACGTCCCCAACGCGACCGCCATGGTGATCATGGACGCGGACCGGTTCGGCGTCTCCCAGCTGCACCAGCTGCGCGGCCGGGTCGGCCGCGGCAGCGCGCCCGGACTGTGCCTGCTGGTCAGCGAGATGCCGGCGGGCAGCGCGGCCCGGGCCCGGCTGGAGGCGGTGGCCGGCACCCTGGACGGCTTCGCGCTCTCCAGGATCGACCTCGAGCAGCGCCGCGAGGGCGATGTGCTCGGCCAGGCCCAGTCCGGGGTGAAGTCCTCGCTCAAGGTGCTCTCGGTACTGGAGGACGAGGAGGTCATCGCGGAGGCCAGGACGGCGGCGGCCGCGCTGGTCGCCGCCGACCCGGAGCTGACGGATCACCAGGATCTGCGGGCGGCCCTGGCGGGTCTGCTCGACGAGGACCGCGCGGCCTACCTCGACAAGGGCTGA